A single window of Bordetella genomosp. 11 DNA harbors:
- a CDS encoding ketopantoate reductase family protein, with amino-acid sequence MKVAVMGAGAVGCYFGAMLARAGHEVTLIGRPVHVEAVRAKGLFLDTRAFQAHVPMKADTAPEAAGGADVVLFCVKSADTETAGRALAPYLGRDTLVLSLQNGVDNAQRLQAILPQTVVPAVVYVATEMAGPGHVRHHGRGELVIGNSGASQRFADECAAAGVPVDISDNVIGALWAKLIVNCAYNALSAIARMPYGDLYQGEGVQQVMRDVVHECLAVAQAEGVDVPGDSWAAVLKIVETMPTQFSSTAQDMARGKPTEIDYLNGYIERKGRERAIATPVNRTLHALVKLLERRAAS; translated from the coding sequence ATGAAAGTCGCGGTCATGGGCGCCGGCGCTGTCGGTTGCTACTTCGGGGCCATGCTGGCCCGCGCCGGCCACGAGGTGACACTGATCGGCCGTCCTGTCCATGTAGAGGCCGTCCGTGCCAAGGGCCTGTTCCTGGATACCCGGGCCTTCCAGGCCCATGTGCCCATGAAGGCCGATACCGCGCCCGAGGCGGCTGGCGGCGCCGACGTGGTCCTTTTCTGCGTCAAGTCCGCCGACACCGAAACCGCCGGGCGGGCGCTGGCGCCTTATCTCGGGCGCGACACGCTGGTGCTCAGTCTGCAGAACGGGGTGGACAACGCGCAGCGTCTGCAGGCCATCCTGCCGCAGACGGTGGTCCCCGCCGTCGTCTACGTCGCCACCGAGATGGCCGGCCCCGGGCACGTCAGGCACCACGGACGCGGCGAGCTGGTCATCGGCAACTCCGGCGCCAGCCAGCGCTTCGCCGACGAATGCGCGGCCGCCGGTGTGCCGGTCGATATCTCGGATAACGTCATCGGCGCGCTGTGGGCCAAGCTGATCGTCAACTGCGCCTACAACGCCCTGTCGGCCATTGCCCGCATGCCCTACGGGGACCTGTACCAGGGCGAGGGCGTGCAGCAAGTCATGCGCGATGTCGTGCACGAATGCCTGGCCGTGGCCCAGGCCGAAGGTGTCGACGTCCCGGGCGACAGCTGGGCCGCCGTGTTGAAGATCGTCGAAACCATGCCGACCCAGTTCTCGTCGACCGCGCAGGACATGGCGCGCGGCAAGCCGACGGAAATCGACTATCTGAACGGCTACATCGAACGCAAAGGGCGCGAGCGGGCGATCGCCACACCGGTCAACCGCACGCTGCATGCCCTGGTCAAGCTGCTGGAACGCCGGGCGGCATCCTAG
- a CDS encoding DUF445 domain-containing protein: MKTLALASLAATLAGVAVSYAMGAQGTWAWVRAFCEAATIGALADWFAVVALFRRPLGLPIPHTAIIPSNKARIADNLAVFVRDHFLDPVSLLERLRVFDPAARLGQWLSDPRQAQVVAGTARAWALRAMDLMDEQAVREGIHGFVVRRLREWNAAQTAGELFDLLARDGRHHALLDEALKRLAAYLQGEQMKDRASALMVKYARKEWPRMAKALNLVKPVDDIADTLADRLARALLDELHDVLAQPDHPLRRDYEIWLGGYMARLRDDPDLQRQVAQIKENVIAHEQVREYVQGIWDEVRDALRRDLASSDSALGRHLTGTLTALGRNLGSDPALRDAINQHVLAGAERLAAGLRQGITDHISQTVRNWDERQFVDELELSIGRDLQYIRFNGMVVGGLIGLALHACVWLAQSR; this comes from the coding sequence ATGAAAACCCTGGCCCTCGCGTCGCTGGCCGCGACACTGGCCGGCGTGGCCGTCAGCTACGCGATGGGGGCCCAAGGCACGTGGGCATGGGTGCGCGCCTTCTGCGAAGCGGCGACGATAGGCGCGCTGGCGGACTGGTTCGCGGTGGTGGCGCTGTTTCGCCGGCCGCTGGGCCTGCCGATTCCGCACACGGCCATCATTCCTTCCAACAAGGCCCGCATCGCGGACAACCTGGCGGTATTCGTGCGCGATCACTTCCTGGACCCGGTTTCGCTGCTGGAACGCCTGCGCGTGTTCGACCCGGCCGCGCGCCTGGGCCAGTGGCTGAGCGATCCCCGCCAGGCCCAGGTGGTGGCGGGCACGGCCCGCGCGTGGGCGCTGCGCGCGATGGACCTGATGGACGAACAGGCGGTGCGCGAAGGCATACACGGCTTCGTCGTGCGGCGGCTGCGCGAATGGAATGCGGCGCAGACCGCGGGCGAGCTCTTCGACCTGCTGGCGCGCGACGGACGCCATCATGCCTTGCTGGATGAAGCGCTGAAGCGCCTGGCCGCCTACCTGCAGGGCGAACAGATGAAGGACCGCGCGTCGGCCCTGATGGTGAAATACGCGCGCAAGGAATGGCCACGCATGGCCAAGGCATTGAACCTGGTCAAGCCGGTGGACGACATCGCCGATACGTTGGCCGACCGCCTGGCGCGGGCGCTGCTGGACGAGCTGCACGATGTACTGGCGCAGCCCGATCACCCGCTGCGGCGCGACTACGAGATTTGGCTGGGCGGCTATATGGCGCGGTTGCGCGACGACCCGGACCTGCAACGCCAGGTGGCGCAGATCAAGGAAAACGTCATCGCGCACGAGCAGGTGCGCGAATACGTACAGGGCATCTGGGACGAGGTGCGCGACGCCCTGCGGCGCGATCTGGCCAGCAGCGATTCGGCCCTGGGCCGGCACCTGACGGGCACCCTCACGGCCCTGGGCCGCAACCTGGGCTCGGACCCGGCGCTGCGCGATGCGATCAACCAGCACGTGCTGGCCGGCGCGGAACGCCTGGCGGCCGGGTTGCGCCAGGGCATCACGGACCACATCTCGCAGACCGTGCGCAACTGGGACGAACGCCAGTTCGTCGACGAACTGGAGCTCAGCATAGGCCGCGACCTGCAGTACATCCGCTTCAATGGCATGGTGGTGGGCGGTTTGATCGGGCTGGCCCTGCATGCCTGCGTCTGGCTGGCGCAATCCCGATGA
- a CDS encoding N-carbamoyl-D-amino-acid hydrolase, protein MSQTSRARKFGLAVAQMGPVHLADSRQAVVKRLVDMLREAAARQATFVVFPELALTTFFPRYWMTEEEAVERYFERAMPNADVQPLFDAARELGVGFYLGYAELTPDGRRFNTAVLVDRAAKVVGKYRKVHLPGHDDHKPDAPFQHLEKKFFEVGDLGFPVWNTQDVNVGMCICNDRRWPETWRAMSLQSAELIVLGYNTPSWNIHWTEPVHLRTFHHEIVLQASAYQNAVWIGAAAKCGSEDGFHMIGSSMIVAPSGEIVARASGEEDEVITAQIDLDLGATFRQHVFNFAKHRSPQHYRLIVERTGAGDPLPLPPEAR, encoded by the coding sequence ATGTCCCAGACATCCCGCGCCCGCAAGTTCGGATTGGCCGTCGCCCAAATGGGGCCGGTCCACCTGGCCGACTCGCGCCAGGCCGTCGTCAAGCGGCTGGTCGACATGCTGCGCGAGGCCGCAGCGCGCCAGGCGACTTTCGTGGTCTTTCCCGAACTGGCCCTGACCACCTTCTTCCCCCGCTATTGGATGACGGAAGAAGAGGCGGTGGAACGCTATTTCGAACGCGCCATGCCCAATGCCGACGTGCAGCCGCTGTTCGACGCCGCGCGCGAGCTGGGCGTGGGCTTTTACCTGGGCTATGCCGAGCTGACGCCGGACGGACGCCGCTTCAATACGGCGGTCCTGGTGGACCGCGCAGCCAAGGTCGTCGGCAAGTACCGCAAGGTACACCTGCCCGGCCATGACGACCACAAGCCGGACGCGCCCTTCCAGCACCTGGAAAAGAAATTCTTCGAGGTCGGCGATCTGGGCTTTCCCGTCTGGAATACGCAGGACGTCAATGTCGGCATGTGCATCTGCAACGACCGCCGCTGGCCCGAGACCTGGCGCGCGATGTCGCTGCAAAGCGCCGAGCTGATCGTGCTGGGCTACAACACGCCGTCCTGGAATATCCACTGGACCGAGCCTGTGCACCTGCGCACCTTCCACCATGAAATCGTGCTGCAGGCCAGCGCCTACCAGAACGCGGTGTGGATCGGCGCGGCCGCCAAGTGCGGCTCGGAAGACGGGTTCCACATGATCGGCAGCTCCATGATCGTGGCCCCGTCCGGCGAAATCGTGGCGCGCGCCAGCGGCGAGGAAGACGAGGTCATCACGGCGCAGATCGACCTGGACCTGGGCGCGACCTTCCGCCAGCACGTCTTCAATTTCGCCAAGCACCGCAGCCCACAGCACTACCGGCTTATCGTGGAGCGCACCGGCGCCGGCGACCCGCTGCCGCTGCCGCCGGAAGCGCGCTGA
- a CDS encoding amidase has translation MTMTAPALPGLLEALRGFEAGTLSRDAYLQACAARADECEPWLKAFVTRVPTAQLTAAADGPLAGIPVGVKDIIATAGLRTTNGSAIFADHVPVEDAAIVTAIKRLGGTVFGKTVTTEFAFRHPGPTVNPWNAAHTPGGSSSGSAAAVAAGIVPLALGTQTMGSIVRPAAYCGVVGFKASFGAVPREGVHPLSGSLDHVGFMARSVDDVAYALALLGDPGYALADGADLAALRIDPQRGLAPLPSPSLALVCAPDWHKVGAEQKAVLEQVIAKLRRSGASVEEVIVPEIGAPTLESLRHILGREALDIYGDLVARYPERASAPLKGLVEESRAVTQAAYVTARRTQRELRAALSTRLSGYDAVLTVPASGEAPQGLHDTGDASWCAPWTFLGFPALTVPAGRSARGLPLGVQVVGTYGRDVPALRVARWIELVLAGQA, from the coding sequence ATGACGATGACCGCTCCCGCATTACCCGGCCTGCTTGAAGCCCTGCGCGGCTTCGAGGCCGGCACCCTGAGCCGCGATGCCTACCTGCAGGCCTGCGCGGCGCGCGCCGACGAGTGCGAGCCCTGGCTCAAGGCCTTCGTCACGCGCGTACCCACGGCCCAGTTGACGGCCGCCGCGGACGGCCCCCTGGCCGGTATTCCCGTCGGCGTGAAAGACATCATCGCCACGGCAGGGCTGCGTACCACCAACGGGTCGGCGATTTTCGCGGACCACGTGCCGGTGGAGGACGCGGCCATCGTCACCGCCATCAAGCGCCTGGGCGGCACGGTGTTCGGCAAAACCGTCACGACGGAGTTCGCGTTCCGCCATCCGGGACCGACGGTCAACCCCTGGAACGCCGCGCATACGCCGGGCGGGTCGTCCAGCGGCTCCGCCGCCGCGGTGGCCGCCGGCATCGTTCCCCTGGCGCTGGGCACCCAAACCATGGGGTCCATCGTGAGGCCGGCGGCCTATTGCGGCGTCGTCGGCTTCAAGGCCAGTTTCGGCGCCGTCCCGCGCGAGGGTGTGCATCCGCTATCGGGTTCCCTCGATCATGTCGGTTTCATGGCGCGCAGCGTCGACGATGTGGCGTATGCCCTGGCGCTGCTGGGGGATCCCGGTTATGCGCTGGCTGACGGCGCGGACCTGGCCGCGCTGCGCATCGATCCCCAGCGCGGGCTTGCGCCCTTGCCCTCGCCGTCGCTCGCGCTGGTATGCGCGCCGGACTGGCACAAGGTCGGCGCCGAGCAGAAGGCCGTGCTTGAACAGGTGATCGCCAAACTGCGGCGCTCCGGCGCCTCGGTCGAGGAGGTGATCGTGCCCGAGATCGGTGCCCCCACGCTGGAGTCGCTGCGGCACATCCTGGGACGCGAGGCGCTGGATATCTATGGCGATCTCGTCGCGCGCTATCCCGAGCGCGCCAGCGCGCCGCTCAAGGGCCTGGTCGAGGAGTCCCGCGCGGTGACGCAGGCCGCCTACGTGACCGCGCGGCGCACGCAGCGTGAACTGCGCGCCGCCTTGTCCACGCGCCTGTCGGGCTACGACGCCGTCCTGACGGTTCCCGCCAGCGGGGAGGCGCCCCAAGGCCTGCACGACACCGGCGATGCATCCTGGTGCGCGCCCTGGACCTTCCTGGGGTTTCCCGCGCTGACGGTGCCGGCGGGACGATCCGCGCGCGGCTTGCCGCTCGGCGTGCAGGTGGTGGGCACATACGGGCGCGATGTGCCGGCCCTGCGCGTGGCCCGATGGATCGAGCTGGTGCTGGCTGGCCAGGCTTGA
- a CDS encoding ABC transporter substrate-binding protein codes for MRFSKSRLAGLLVAASLAIVAAPASAQVKKVTVSQAFQSMLYLPLYVAMDQGFFKQQGLEVNKESAGSPTAALSAVLSGSAQFSVHGPEWTAIAASKGAKVGIISNVVNGAAVYIATTPDFHFDGVKSLKGQKVVTGLMPTTSTSLFIKLLKENGMNADKDVDMIQVQTGSEAGPFLGGQAKVAVLYEPGLDQVAAQGMKVVLGFPKQYGPYAFSSVTARSDVDPDAAQRLVNGMELALRFMQTNHDQTIKIALKEFPTLDPKVVTNAVNRMLADNVYPKSVETTAEAFKTGMDTQIALGNLKAQPDYATFVVPTYVKKALALPR; via the coding sequence ATGCGTTTTTCCAAGAGTCGCCTGGCCGGGCTGCTGGTCGCCGCGTCGCTGGCCATCGTGGCCGCTCCGGCATCGGCCCAGGTCAAGAAGGTTACCGTTTCGCAGGCGTTCCAGTCGATGCTGTACCTGCCTTTGTACGTCGCGATGGACCAGGGCTTTTTCAAGCAGCAGGGTCTGGAGGTAAACAAGGAGAGCGCCGGCTCGCCGACGGCCGCGCTATCCGCGGTGCTGTCGGGCAGCGCGCAGTTTTCCGTGCACGGCCCCGAGTGGACCGCCATTGCCGCGTCCAAGGGCGCGAAGGTGGGCATTATCAGCAACGTGGTCAACGGCGCGGCCGTCTACATCGCCACTACGCCGGACTTCCACTTCGATGGCGTGAAAAGCCTGAAAGGCCAGAAGGTGGTGACCGGCCTGATGCCGACCACCAGCACGTCGCTGTTCATCAAGCTGTTGAAGGAAAACGGCATGAACGCGGACAAGGACGTCGACATGATCCAGGTGCAGACGGGCTCGGAAGCAGGCCCCTTCCTGGGCGGGCAGGCGAAGGTCGCGGTGCTCTATGAGCCGGGGCTGGACCAGGTCGCCGCGCAGGGAATGAAGGTGGTGCTCGGCTTTCCCAAGCAGTACGGCCCCTATGCGTTCTCGTCGGTGACCGCGCGTTCCGATGTGGACCCGGATGCCGCGCAGCGCCTGGTCAATGGCATGGAGCTGGCCCTGCGCTTCATGCAGACCAACCATGACCAGACGATCAAGATCGCCTTGAAAGAGTTCCCCACGCTGGACCCCAAGGTGGTGACCAACGCCGTGAACCGCATGCTGGCGGACAACGTCTATCCCAAGAGTGTCGAAACGACGGCGGAGGCATTCAAGACGGGCATGGATACGCAGATCGCCCTGGGCAACCTGAAGGCGCAGCCCGACTACGCGACCTTTGTCGTACCGACGTATGTGAAGAAAGCCCTCGCGCTGCCCCGATAG
- a CDS encoding ABC transporter permease, whose amino-acid sequence MSSIPQRTGVPAPQGGAAASTATPRNTMAGAADASAKPRRRIFDTAAGRGLLQLLAVLVFFLVWEAGVRLGWISEFLIGKPSGIWAIFIKSMMDGSLLWDTGYTLFEALLGFVAGTAIGSVLGLAMWYSVFVARLVEPFIVAINSVPKIALAPIVLLWFGTGLVSKVALVISMTAVVALIAAYQAAKDADKDLQALLYSMGGSKHQIFYGVIVPSALPAIIANFRINIGLGLVGAVVGEFISSKYGLGHLIYTASSLYDLNSVWVGLFVLMLVGFLLYHAIDALERNLLPWKSDDGRPHIQV is encoded by the coding sequence ATGTCATCGATACCTCAACGTACCGGCGTGCCAGCGCCCCAGGGCGGGGCCGCGGCTTCCACGGCGACGCCACGCAACACGATGGCCGGCGCGGCCGATGCATCGGCCAAGCCGCGCCGCCGCATATTCGATACGGCGGCGGGGCGCGGCCTGCTGCAATTGCTGGCCGTGCTGGTTTTCTTCCTGGTATGGGAGGCCGGCGTCCGGCTGGGCTGGATATCCGAGTTCCTGATCGGCAAGCCCAGCGGCATCTGGGCGATTTTCATCAAGAGCATGATGGACGGTTCGCTGTTGTGGGATACCGGCTATACGCTGTTCGAGGCGCTGCTGGGCTTTGTCGCCGGCACGGCGATCGGCTCGGTCCTGGGGCTGGCCATGTGGTATTCGGTGTTCGTCGCGCGGCTGGTGGAGCCGTTCATCGTGGCGATCAATAGCGTGCCGAAGATCGCGCTCGCGCCGATCGTGCTGCTGTGGTTCGGCACGGGCCTGGTTTCCAAGGTGGCGCTGGTCATATCGATGACGGCGGTGGTGGCGCTGATCGCGGCCTACCAGGCGGCGAAGGACGCCGACAAGGATCTGCAGGCGCTGCTGTATTCGATGGGCGGCAGCAAGCACCAGATCTTCTACGGCGTTATCGTGCCTTCCGCGCTGCCGGCCATCATCGCGAATTTCCGCATCAATATCGGCCTGGGCCTGGTGGGCGCGGTCGTCGGCGAATTCATTTCATCCAAGTATGGCCTCGGCCATCTCATTTACACCGCATCCAGCCTGTACGACCTGAACTCGGTGTGGGTCGGCCTGTTCGTGCTGATGCTGGTGGGCTTCCTGCTGTATCACGCGATCGATGCGCTGGAACGCAACCTCCTGCCGTGGAAGTCCGACGACGGCCGGCCGCATATCCAGGTGTAA
- a CDS encoding ABC transporter ATP-binding protein: MSLIPPSASTPVQLSIREVRKSFPGKGGAVQVLDGLSFDIYEKDFVSIIGPSGCGKSTIFNIIAGLLQADSGQLIYRGEAVSSMRGRVGYMMQKDLLFPWRTVLENVLLGLKIRGVAEREAVDTAREYLSTFGLSGFEKAYPQTLSGGMRQRVALMRTLIMDPDILLLDEPFSALDYQTRLYLESVLLEAVETFHKTVILVTHDVDEAVALSRRVVALSGRPTRVKNVHHIDIERGSPVEARADRRFSEYFHTLCGELDIQTRKKAA; encoded by the coding sequence ATGTCCCTGATTCCGCCTTCGGCCTCCACGCCGGTCCAATTGAGCATACGCGAGGTTCGCAAGTCCTTTCCCGGCAAGGGGGGCGCCGTGCAGGTGCTGGACGGCCTTAGCTTCGATATCTACGAGAAAGACTTCGTCAGCATCATCGGCCCCAGCGGCTGCGGAAAATCGACCATCTTCAACATCATCGCCGGCCTGCTGCAGGCCGACAGCGGCCAGTTGATCTATCGCGGCGAAGCCGTCTCCAGCATGCGCGGGCGGGTCGGCTACATGATGCAGAAGGACCTGCTGTTCCCGTGGCGTACCGTGCTGGAGAACGTGCTGCTGGGGTTGAAGATCCGCGGGGTGGCCGAACGGGAAGCCGTGGATACGGCGCGCGAATACCTGTCCACCTTCGGCTTGTCCGGTTTCGAAAAAGCCTATCCGCAAACGCTGTCCGGCGGTATGCGCCAGCGGGTGGCGCTGATGCGCACGCTGATCATGGATCCCGACATCCTGCTGCTGGACGAACCGTTTTCCGCGCTGGACTACCAGACGCGGCTGTATCTCGAAAGCGTCCTGCTGGAAGCCGTGGAGACTTTCCACAAAACCGTCATCCTGGTGACCCATGACGTGGACGAGGCGGTCGCGCTGTCGCGCCGCGTGGTCGCCCTCAGCGGCAGGCCGACGCGGGTAAAGAACGTGCACCACATCGATATCGAGCGCGGCAGTCCCGTCGAGGCGCGGGCCGACCGCCGCTTCTCGGAATACTTCCATACCCTGTGCGGCGAGCTGGATATCCAGACCCGGAAGAAGGCGGCCTGA
- a CDS encoding SGNH/GDSL hydrolase family protein gives MASRRTCALLAAALTAAVALAGGSVPSAARAQAAQPGTGPAITAAPKGNAAPVTGSAVAVSPANDRWAESLAAFAAADQAHPPTPGGVLFVGSSSIRLWNGLETEFQSLPVVVKRGFGGSRMLDCARHLHQLVQPYKPRLVLVYAGDNDLAEGRTPEQVLQAFTAFVDGVRETMPATRIAYISIKPSPSRAALMPEIRQANALIRDYTLKTRNTDFIDIYTPMLNAAGQPRAELFRDDQLHLNTQGYALWKRIITAHLN, from the coding sequence ATGGCTTCTCGACGTACCTGCGCGTTGCTGGCGGCGGCCCTGACGGCCGCTGTCGCGCTGGCTGGCGGCAGCGTGCCGTCCGCGGCGCGCGCGCAGGCCGCGCAGCCGGGTACCGGCCCCGCAATCACTGCGGCACCCAAGGGGAATGCGGCGCCCGTGACCGGGTCAGCCGTCGCCGTCAGCCCGGCGAACGACCGCTGGGCCGAAAGCCTGGCGGCGTTCGCCGCCGCTGATCAGGCGCATCCGCCGACACCGGGCGGAGTGCTTTTTGTCGGCAGTTCGTCGATCCGCCTGTGGAACGGCCTGGAAACGGAATTCCAGTCCCTGCCCGTGGTGGTCAAGCGCGGGTTCGGCGGATCGCGGATGCTGGATTGCGCGCGTCATCTGCACCAGTTGGTGCAGCCCTACAAGCCTCGCCTGGTCCTGGTCTATGCCGGCGACAACGATCTGGCAGAGGGCCGCACGCCGGAACAGGTACTGCAGGCGTTCACGGCGTTCGTCGACGGCGTGCGCGAAACCATGCCGGCCACCCGCATCGCCTACATTTCCATCAAGCCCAGTCCCTCGCGCGCCGCGCTGATGCCGGAGATCCGGCAGGCCAACGCACTGATCCGCGACTACACCCTGAAGACCCGCAACACGGACTTCATCGATATCTATACGCCGATGCTGAATGCCGCCGGCCAGCCGCGCGCGGAACTCTTCCGCGACGACCAGTTGCACCTGAACACGCAGGGCTACGCGCTATGGAAGCGGATCATTACGGCCCATCTGAATTAA
- the opgC gene encoding OpgC domain-containing protein yields MSSSSCLSRVPSAATSPGVAAGRSRLWELDALRGLMLVLMLSTHLPTNFGIPSSQPLGFVSAAEGFVMLSAYMAGLVYTQRYLRHGIQSMQRAFLKRALVVYGCQAASLLFLFTVIAGLGISLSQPAVQNLIWFYLQQPLTALLSSLALIYNPPLLDILPVYVLFMLASPFVLTYGLRHGWRAILILSGVLWFATQFELSRFLYGGVVAMTGLPVPFRETGAFETFGWQLLWVFGLWLGSTHARIPPEERRPIPSPVVFGAAVIAGTFFIWRHIAGLGAFPDGNPFNFLFDKWHLGILRLLNFMSLVVLAMHFSGWLKARLPRIGLLETLGRASLSVFCAHLVIVLMVLTIIGEPSPDRPLWRDLLLYCGSVLALYVVARLVGDNKTRRAAPAPSASPRPARLNSDGP; encoded by the coding sequence ATGTCTTCCTCCTCCTGCCTGTCGCGTGTTCCCAGTGCCGCCACCTCGCCAGGCGTCGCGGCCGGGCGTTCGCGTTTGTGGGAGCTGGATGCGCTGCGCGGCCTGATGCTGGTGCTGATGCTGTCCACGCATCTGCCCACCAACTTCGGCATCCCGAGCAGCCAGCCGCTGGGCTTCGTGTCGGCCGCCGAGGGCTTCGTCATGCTGTCCGCGTATATGGCCGGGCTGGTCTATACGCAGCGCTATCTGCGCCACGGTATCCAGTCCATGCAGCGTGCCTTCCTGAAGCGCGCGCTGGTGGTGTACGGTTGCCAGGCCGCGTCCCTGCTGTTCCTGTTCACCGTGATCGCCGGGCTGGGCATATCCTTGTCGCAGCCGGCGGTGCAGAACCTGATCTGGTTCTATCTGCAGCAGCCCCTCACGGCCCTGCTGTCCAGCCTGGCCCTGATCTACAACCCGCCCTTGCTGGACATCCTGCCGGTCTACGTGCTGTTCATGCTGGCCAGTCCTTTCGTGCTGACCTACGGCCTGCGCCACGGCTGGCGCGCGATACTGATCCTGAGCGGCGTGCTGTGGTTCGCGACGCAGTTCGAACTGTCGCGCTTCCTGTACGGCGGGGTCGTGGCGATGACCGGCCTGCCGGTGCCATTCCGCGAAACCGGCGCGTTCGAAACCTTCGGCTGGCAGCTGCTGTGGGTATTCGGCCTGTGGCTGGGTTCGACGCACGCCCGCATACCGCCGGAAGAACGGCGGCCGATCCCGTCGCCCGTGGTGTTCGGCGCGGCGGTGATCGCCGGCACCTTCTTTATCTGGCGGCATATTGCCGGCCTGGGCGCCTTCCCCGACGGCAATCCCTTCAATTTCCTGTTCGACAAGTGGCACCTGGGCATCCTGCGCCTGTTGAACTTCATGTCGCTGGTGGTGCTGGCGATGCATTTCAGCGGCTGGCTGAAGGCGCGGCTGCCGCGCATAGGCTTGCTGGAAACCCTGGGCCGGGCATCGCTCTCGGTGTTCTGCGCCCACCTGGTCATCGTCCTGATGGTGCTGACCATCATCGGCGAGCCCTCCCCGGACCGCCCGCTCTGGCGGGACTTGCTGCTGTATTGCGGCAGCGTGCTGGCGCTTTACGTGGTGGCGCGCCTGGTCGGGGACAACAAAACGCGGCGGGCCGCCCCGGCCCCGTCCGCGTCGCCGCGTCCGGCCCGGCTTAATTCAGATGGGCCGTAA
- a CDS encoding SDR family oxidoreductase: MQKVMLVTGASRGIGAATAILAAQRGYAVCVNYKENASAAGEVVGRIEAAGGRAIAVRADMADESQILSLFSTIDEHFGRLDGLVNNAGILERQMRVRDMDSARLRRILEVNVVAVFTCCREAVGRMSTREGGQGGVIVNVSSMAARLGSPGEYVDYAASKGAVDTLTIGLAREVADEGIRVNAVRPGVIDTEIHASGGEPGRVERVKNSVPLRRGGTAGEVAGAILWFFTSEAAYSTGAFLDVSGGR, from the coding sequence ATGCAAAAAGTCATGCTGGTCACCGGCGCCAGCCGCGGCATCGGCGCCGCAACGGCAATACTGGCGGCGCAGCGCGGCTACGCCGTCTGCGTGAACTACAAGGAAAACGCCTCCGCCGCCGGCGAGGTCGTCGGCCGCATCGAGGCCGCGGGCGGCCGCGCCATTGCCGTGCGGGCGGACATGGCCGACGAGTCGCAGATCCTGTCGCTGTTCTCGACGATCGACGAGCACTTCGGCCGCCTGGATGGCCTGGTCAACAACGCCGGCATCCTGGAACGGCAAATGCGCGTGCGCGACATGGACTCGGCGCGCCTGCGCCGCATCCTGGAAGTGAATGTGGTGGCCGTCTTCACCTGCTGCCGCGAAGCGGTCGGCCGCATGTCCACGCGGGAAGGCGGCCAGGGCGGCGTCATCGTCAACGTATCGTCCATGGCGGCCCGCCTGGGCTCGCCCGGCGAATACGTGGACTACGCCGCATCCAAGGGCGCGGTCGATACGCTGACCATCGGTCTGGCGCGCGAAGTCGCCGACGAAGGCATACGCGTCAACGCGGTCCGGCCCGGTGTCATCGATACCGAAATCCACGCCAGCGGCGGCGAGCCGGGGCGTGTCGAACGCGTCAAGAACAGCGTGCCGCTGCGTCGCGGCGGCACGGCCGGAGAAGTCGCCGGCGCCATCCTGTGGTTCTTCACGTCGGAGGCCGCCTATTCGACCGGGGCATTTTTGGATGTCTCCGGCGGACGCTGA